A region of the Oleidesulfovibrio alaskensis DSM 16109 genome:
CCATGCTGGGCATACACCGCAGTTCGCTGTGCAGAGTGATCAGAGAGTTGCGGCAGGCGGGTATCGTGGGTAAATTTTCACGCCGGACTCTTGAGATCAATGATCCGCAGGCCCTTGCCGGACGGGCTTGTTCCGGCAGGCACATGACCTGAGGCTGGTAAGCCTGCATCCGTATATGTGTTTTGCTCCGCCGCCTCGGGGCAGCATTTTGGCAGGCCCTGCGTTTTTTCCCGCCTGCTTCTTACAGTGACATAACGCTGCGCACAGAATTGCGCAGCGTTTTTTGTTTGTGTCAGTCTTTTGCGCGTTCTGCAAAATTTTCTGCGTATTGTCTCTTGTGAGACAGAACTGCGTCCTCTGTTCGTGGTTATGTGAAAAACATCACATAGCGCGAAAGCGTCGTACGCGTACCCCTGACAGGCCGCGCGCGGCCATCTGGCCGGCACAGGGAACACGCTGCGGTGAGCTTTTTCACAATCAAGCAAGCAGAGGGTTTTTCATGACTTTTGACCGCAGTAAAATCAAAAACGTAGTCATGATCATGCTGGATACCCTGCAGTTCAACTATCTGGGCTGCTACGGCAACAAGCAGGTCAAGACTCCGAACCTGGACAGGTTCGCCCGTCAGTCCGTTCTTTTTGAAAATGCCTACAGCGAAGGGCTGCCTACCATTCCGGTGCGCCGTGCGCTGATGACCGGCCGCTTCACCCTGCCTTACGGCGGGTGGAAGCCCCTTTCCGGCGACGACACCACCATCACCGACATCCTCTGGGGGCGCAATGTGCAGACCGCGCTCATTTATGACACCGCTCCCATGCGCCTTGCCAAGTTCGGCTATTCCAGAGGTTTTGACTATGTGGATTTCTGCCCCGGGCAGGAACTCGATCATACCACCTTTGCCGACATGCCGCTGGATCCGGCTCTCAAGCCGGAAGATTTCACGTCGCCTTCCATGGTCTGGGACAAGGACGGCAACCTGATTGATGATGACAGCAAGCAATTGTTGGACGAGATAGGTTGTTTTCTGCGTCAGATGCAGCACCGCCGCAGTGACGCCGACAGTTATGTGGCCAAGGTGATGAACCGGACGGAATACTGGCTGCGCGAACGGCGCGACAAAAGCCGTCCGTTCTTCCTGTGGGTGGATTCCTTTGATCCGCACGAGCCCTGGGATCCGCCGTCAGTATGGGAAGGCACTCCCTGCCCGTACGACCCCGACTACGAAGGAAACCCCATTCTGCTGGCTCCGTGGACACCGGTGGAAGGACGCATTTCCGAACGCGAATGCGAACATGTGCGCGCCCTGTACATGGAAAAAATCACCATGGTGGATAAATGGGTGGGACGCATTCTTGATTCGCTGCGCGAACAGGGACTGATGGACGAGACCATGGTTGTGGTCATGTCCGACCACGGGCAGCCCATGGGCAACGGTGAACACGGGCACGGCATCATGCGCAAGTCGCGCCCGTGGCCCTATGAAGAACTGGTGCACGTACCTCTGCTTATGCACATTCCCGGTGTGCAGGGCGGGCAGCGCATATCGTCTTTTGTCCAGAATGTGGATGTGACCGCCACCATCATGGATGTGATGAATCTGGCCGACACCGAAGACGGTGTGTCCGATCATGGCATGAACACATTCGGCGCCGAGAGCATGCAGGGCGAAAGCCTGCTGCCTCTCATGCGGGGCGAGGCCGATTCTGTGCGCGAGTATGCCATTGCAGGATATTACGGCATGTCGTGGTCCATCATCACCGAAGACTACAGCTATGTGCACTGGCTTGTCAGCGAAGACGAAAAGAACCGCGCCGACTGCGTGGAAGGCGCCGACAAGGAAATGTCCGAGGAGATGTGGACCTGCACCGCAGGAGCCAAGGTTCAGATGCCCGAACATAACGAACTGTATGACAGGCGTACCGACCCCTTCCAGCTGAACAACATTGCCGCGCAGAAGCCCGAAGTGGCCGAAGAACTGCTGCAGAAGCTCAAGCTGGTCATTGGCGGGCTGCGCACGACCTAACTCCGCAAAATACCCTCGCCGCCGGCATGGTCTGCCGGCGGCGGATGATATCATATCAGAGGTGATTCATGTTTACTCAGCTTACCGACGCAGACTTTGAACAGGTACTGGCCGCCACAGCCTCCGGCGTGGTCATCTTTTTCAAAAAGCAGTGCCCGCACTGCAAGAACATGGAAAAAGTGCTCGAAAAGTTTGCCGCCAAAAATCCCGATGTGGCCCTGTTCAGCATGGACAGCGAGGAAAATCCCGCCACTGTGGAAAGGCTGGAGGCGGAACGGGCGCCCACCATTATTGTCATCAAGAACGGCGCCGTGGCCGCGCGCAAGGCCGGACTGATGAATCCCAAGGAAATGAAGGCGTTTTTCGCCGCGGCGTAGCCGTATTTGCATATGCAACCGCCCGCATTGTCCGGGGAGGGCATGCGGGCGCTCAAAAGAGATACGCATCATGAAAGAATCCAGACAGGTCGATATAGTCATTCTGGGGGGCGGACCTGCGGGCATGACCGCCGCCATTTATGCTGCCAGAGCAAGCCTGAATGTGGCCCTGCTTGAAGAAAGCGTCACGGGCGGGCTGGTCAATTCCACATATACTGTCGAAAATTTTCCGTCGTATCCGGCCATACACGGTATGGAACTGATGCAGA
Encoded here:
- a CDS encoding sulfatase, which translates into the protein MTFDRSKIKNVVMIMLDTLQFNYLGCYGNKQVKTPNLDRFARQSVLFENAYSEGLPTIPVRRALMTGRFTLPYGGWKPLSGDDTTITDILWGRNVQTALIYDTAPMRLAKFGYSRGFDYVDFCPGQELDHTTFADMPLDPALKPEDFTSPSMVWDKDGNLIDDDSKQLLDEIGCFLRQMQHRRSDADSYVAKVMNRTEYWLRERRDKSRPFFLWVDSFDPHEPWDPPSVWEGTPCPYDPDYEGNPILLAPWTPVEGRISERECEHVRALYMEKITMVDKWVGRILDSLREQGLMDETMVVVMSDHGQPMGNGEHGHGIMRKSRPWPYEELVHVPLLMHIPGVQGGQRISSFVQNVDVTATIMDVMNLADTEDGVSDHGMNTFGAESMQGESLLPLMRGEADSVREYAIAGYYGMSWSIITEDYSYVHWLVSEDEKNRADCVEGADKEMSEEMWTCTAGAKVQMPEHNELYDRRTDPFQLNNIAAQKPEVAEELLQKLKLVIGGLRTT
- a CDS encoding thioredoxin family protein, producing the protein MFTQLTDADFEQVLAATASGVVIFFKKQCPHCKNMEKVLEKFAAKNPDVALFSMDSEENPATVERLEAERAPTIIVIKNGAVAARKAGLMNPKEMKAFFAAA